A segment of the Marispirochaeta aestuarii genome:
GATCAGATCTCCCCCCTGCATGAACCAGTTTTCTACCTGCTGTTTCTCCTCCTTCGAAAGTCCGGCATGATAAAATTTAACCCTTTCTGCCGCATCTGAGGAACGGCTTGCCAGGAGCCGTGCGGTATCTTCCGCATCCCTGCGCCGGCGGCAGAAGATTATCATGGGAGTCTTCAGGCAGGATTCTGCAAGATATACAAGGTCGGCCTCCGGGCTGATGCTCGGTATGGCGCTGAAGGCTATGTTCTCCTTCGCCGGAGATCTGGAGTACAGGCTGTAACCCTGGTTTCCAAAAATGAGTCCGGCCATCTGGGGGAGCAGTTCGGGAGAAGCCGTGGCGGTAAAGGCGCTGACCCGCCGGGGATCAAGCTCCCTGACGAAGCTGCAGACCTCAACATAGGCGGGACGGAAGCTCAGGCCCCATTCAGCGCTGGTGTGGGCCTCATCAAAGACAAGGTGCCGGGGAGGACTTTTCCGTAAGGCCTTTTGGATATCCAGGTCCAGAATACTTTCCGGGTTTGCCAGAAGTACCCGGACCTCCCCGTCGGCAGCCTCTGATATGGCGGCCAGCTTCTCCCGTTTTGACGTCCCCCCGACAAGGGGAAAAACGCGGACGCCGGCCTTCCTGAAACGCTGCAGCTGGTCGCTGATAAGGGCGTTCAGCGGATAAATGATAAGGCTGTAGCCGGGTATGACAAGGGCCGGAAGCATGTAACATATACTCTTTCCGGCACCGGTTGGAAGCAGAATAAGACCTCTGGACGGTGCTTCGGAGCCCGCCCCCGTGACGGGTACACCGCAGGCAACACAGATCTCCTCGATTATGGCCCGCTGATAGGAAAAAAGACTCGTAAGGCCGAAATTCTGCAGATAATCTTCAGGATTCGTCGTTTCCGAAAGGCTGTCTTGTTTTATTGAGTCGATCATGCTGTATAAAACTGCAGTAACCGTCGTCTGATTTTTGAACAGGGTAAGGGATAAAATGCTGATACAGGTGAGTATCTTACAAATAATTCAAGAAATCGATGTATGATTAAAAATAATCTTCCTGCTTACTTGAAAAAATTATAATATTTACCTAATCTGAGGCAGAAACTTCTACAAGGAGGGCGCATGGCGGCGGGCCACGAAATTGATGAACTGGACCTGAATATTATTCGCATTCTGCAGCAGGACGCGCGTCGTCCATTTCAGGAGATTGCCAGGGACCTTTCGGTTTCCGGAGGAACAGTCCATGTGCGATACAACAAGTTACGGGAACTTGGCATTATAAAGGGTTCCCGGATTATCGTGGACATGCAGATGCTCGGTTTCGAGGTATGCGCCTTCGTCGGTATCAACCTCCACAACGCCCGGGACTACAATATCGTTGTTCAGAAACTCAAGGACTTTGATGAAATAATCGAGGTTCATTCCACCACCGGGGCGTATAACTTTTTTATTAAAGTCGTTGCCAAGAACACCCGGGGACTTCACAATTTTCTTACCGACCGGCTTCAGGAAATGCCGGAAATCCAGTCCACCGAAACCTTTATCTCCCTCGACCTGCCGGTTGACCGCGAGATACCTATAGACAAGAATCAAATAATAGGGTACGCCTAGAACGGACAGGTTATCCCGAAATCTATCTGACAGGTATCTTATATGAATAATCCGAAGATGTACGAAGCTGCCCGAAATGCACGAAAAGCAGCTGTTGATATGGCTGTTCTGACGGGCGAGCAGAAGAACAGGGCCCTTGCCGGCATCATAGCGGTTCTGCAGGAAAATGCACAGACAATCTTTGACGCCAATACCAGGGATATCGCTCAGGCTCAAAAGGACGGCGTTCCCGCGCCTCTACTGAAACGCCTGGTCTTCGATGCGAAAAAGCTGGATGGGGCGATCCATGGCATCAGGGCACTCATCGGCCTCGATGAACCCGTAGGCCGGCTGCAGCTGGCAACCGAGCTCGATGAAGGGCTCGAGTTGCACCGGATAAGCTGCCCCATCGGTGTCATCGGAATGATTTTTGAGTCCCGCCCCGACGCCCTGGTACAGATTTCCACTCTCTGTCTCAAGAGCGGAAACTCCGTGCTCCTGAAGGGAGGCAGGGAAGCCCTTGAAACCAACCGTGTTCTTGCCTCATGTATTGCCGAAGGGGCCGCCAGGGAAGGACTGCCTGAAGGGTGGATTTACAATATTGAATCCAGGGAGGAGGTTGCCCAGATGCTTTCCATGGACAACGAGATTGACCTCCTTGTCCCCCGGGGATCCAACGAGTTCGTCCGTTATATAATGGATAACAGCCGAATACCCGTCATGGGCCACGCCGACGGAATCTGTCATACCTATATTCATGCCTCTGCGGATCCGGGAATCGCGGTACGGGTTGCGGTGGATGGAAAGGCCCAGTACGTTGCTGTCTGCAATGCCACGGAAACCATCCTAATCGACAGATCCGTTGTAAAAATCATTCTGCCTCTGCTTGTTAACGCCCTGGAGGCGGCGGGCGTCAGGATAAAGGCCTGTGCAGTATGCAGAGAGCTTATACCCGGCCTTGAAGAAGCGGTGGAGGAAGACTGGAGCACCGAGTATCTTGATCTGATCGTATCCGTAAAGGCGGTGGAGGGTCTGGAAGAGGCGGTTGATCATATCAACCGCTACGGTTCCGGGCATACCGATGCAATTGTGGCCAGCGATACGACGGCATCGGATTTTTTTACCTCCCGGGTGGATTCGGCCAATGTCTTTGTAAACTGCAGCACCAGGTTCTCCGACGGTTTTCGCTACGGTTTCGGCGCCGAGGTGGGAATCAGCACCGGAAAGCTCCATGCCCGGGGCCCGGTGGGACTGGAAGGCCTGTTGACCTACAAGTACAAGCTGACAGGCACGGGCCAGATTGTTGCAGATTACGCTTCGGGTAAAAAGCATTTTACCCATCGAAAGCTGGATATTAACTGATGCGTGATTTTTCTTACTGTAAACGGGTTGTCGTCAAGATAGGGACCAATCTGCTCTCATCCCCTGAGGGAGTACGGGAAGACTTTCTCGAAAGAGTTGCCAGGGATATCTGCGTCCTCCGGGAAAAAGGGCTGCAGGTGGTCGTTGTAACCTCCGGAGCCGTAGGAATGGGGGCCAGGGAACTCGGATTAAGCGGCAAGGTCACCAGGATAAATATGCGCCAGGCCTGTGCAGCCATCGGTCAACCCCTTCTGATGCAGTCATACCGCTCGGTATTCGGCAGGCTCGGGGTCAATATCGCCCAGTTGCTTCTTACTCCGGAGGTCCTCAATAACAGGAAAAGCTATCTTACCCTGCGGGATTCCCTGGAAACCCTGTTTTCCCTTCGGGTGCTTCCTGTTGTGAATGAGAACGACAGTGTCTCCACCAGTGAAATAGGCAATGCCTTTGGAGAGAACGATCGCCTGAGTGCTCTTGTGGCCAGTAAGATCGACGCCGATCTTCTGATTCTTATGACCGATATCGACGCTTTATACGATGCCGACCCTCGAAGCAACAGCGAGGCAAAGCCGCTGAGTATAGTGGAGGAGCTTACTCCGGAAATTCTGGCAGCCGCCGGCAGTGCCGGCAGCGCACATTCCACCGGGGGCATGCGCACAAAACTTGATGCTGTCAAGATCGCCCGCCGGGCCGGCTGCAGGGTTGTGCTTGCCCACGGAAACACCGAAAACATGCTGGAAAGAATCATCGCGGGAGAGGCAATCGGAACGCTGTTTCTCGCCCGGCCCAGAATAAAGAACCGCAAACGCTGGATCCTCTACAGCTGGCCGGAAGGTTTCCTGCGGATCGACGAAGGTGCAGCCAGTGCTCTTCGGGAGCACAAGAGCCTGCTGCCCAGGGGACTTACCGCCGTTGAGGGTAATTTTCCAGCCGGCGCCGTGGTCCAGATAAATGATATTGCCAAAATCATTTCAAATTTCTCGTCCACTGAACTGCAGAAGCTTATTGGGCTTCACTCCTCCAGGATCACCGAAATCCTCGGTAAAGAAGCGCCGGTGGTAATAGCCCGCCCGGAGGAGACGGTATTCCTGGATGAAAAGGATGACTGAAGGAGACCCGCAGGTGCCTTGAGGAAGGTCGCCTTTAATAACTACTCTTTTTTCCATATCCTGAGTCGTCAGGATTTTCCGCGATCCTCAACTCTTGTTACGACAAGCGTATGCGGGCACTATAAAAATTTTCCTTCCTGACTATGGAAAAAATACCACGCTTTTAGAGGTGCCCGGATGTTATCCGAGGGAGAGAAGGGCGAGGCTTTCGAGGTGATAGGTCTGGGGGAACATGTCAAAGGCTTCCAGAAGTTCAATCCTGTAACCCGCTCTTTCAAAGGCCTTCAGGTCGCGCATGAGGCTTGCGGGATTGCATGATACGTAGGCTACCAGCGGTATATGAAGTTCCGCCAGCAGGGGAGCCTCTTTTTTCACTCCCTTGCGGGGCGGGTCGAGGATCAGAACATCGGTTGCAGCAGCCTCCCTTCTGAGAGCTCCGTAGACAGACGCGACCTTCCCCCTGGAGTAGTGCAGACGTCTGTTATTTCCTGCCGCTTCCCGGGCGGCTGCGACAGCTTCGGCGGATACGTCCCAGCCGCTGATCGATTCGGCTGCGTCTGACAGAGGCAGGGAGAGGTTACCGTCTCCGCAGAACAGATCAAAAACCCTCGGTTCCGGGTAATACTTGAGAATATGTCCTCGCAGCCGCTTTTTCAGCAGCCTGTTTCCCCCGGTGTTGGTCTGCCTGAAGGCTTCGTCCGTTCCGGCGGTGAGAATGCGGACCCCGCCGTCTTCGTTTCTCAGTTCAAAACGTTCCGGCAGCTTCCCGATCTCCTGTTGTCCCAGGGGAGGGTCCCTCAGCCAGTCCCTTAAGGGCGCTTCGGCAATAAGACAGTCTTTCACCTGAATCAGATCCCTGCTTCCTGCGGCGTAATACCCGATCTTTTGATCCCTGCGGTGCAGGCTTATGCGGCAGCGATACTCCAGTTCAGAGGGGGAAGGAAAGACAGATATTTCCCGGGGAGAATTCGAAAGATCTTTTTCTGCCATGGATGCAAGAATCTCTTTTTTGGCAGTGACCTGGGCCGGATATGTAATATGCTGCCACTGGCATCCGCCGCAGCTGCCGAACCAGGGGCAGGGAGCTTCGCTGCGAAAGGGCGATGCTTCCAGAATGCTGGTTATTTTTCCTCTGCGGTAGGAGGGTTTAAGCTCGATCTCTTCGATTTCCACGAGATCCTGCGGTGCGCTGAAGGGTATGAACCAGACCAGCCCGTCTTCCCGTGCCAGACCGTCCCCGCCGTAGACCAGTTTTTCTATGCGTAGAGGCATTCCTGAATCATGCCTCGTCTTCGTCGGATGGAAAGAGGAACTGATATTCCTCCTGGGAAATAACTTCCCTGGGAGTGGACTGCATATCCGAGGAGAGCAGGGATTTCTGCAGTTCCTCCACGTCTCTCCGGTGGGAATCCGTCATTTCGCTGAATTTCTCCAGGAAGGGAGTAAATGCTTCTCCCATGCCCGAGGAGTTGGATATGATAATGGACAGGAAGTCCGTAAAGCGCTGTTTTACCGTAATGATTCCACGGGTGACGCTTTCTGCCTGAACTATGCGGTAGCTTTCACCCAGGGCTGAATACAGGCGTCCTATGGTGGTGTCGATGAAAAATATGTCTTCGATAATCTTGTCGAAAAAAAAGAGCCGGTCCAGGTTCAGGGCGACGCCGCCGTCGAGGGTGTTCAGAAGTTCATTCAGGAAATATAAATCCTCTTCAAAGTGAATTGTCTGTCCCATGGCTCCTCCTGCCTGTCAGTACAAATATCGTCTGAGTAAGGAGTTGACTTGACAGTTATATTGTCTTGTGGTAGTCTGCCCCGACCTCTTTATCCGGAGATAATATTACTCCGGATCGAATTATTAGTCCATGAGGAGGGACAATTTGAGAGAGTACGAATTTACGGTCATTTTCCGTCCGGAAGATGACGCCTACAAGAACGGCTATGAAAACCTGAAAAAGCTTATGGAAAAATACGGGTTTACCTCGTCCAGGGATGAGGACATGGGCGTTCGTGATCTTGCCTATCCCATTAAAAAAACCGAACGCGGCCACTACCGCTACATGGAGATTTCTGCATCCCCCGAAAAGGTCGCGGATATCGACAAGGAGCTTAAACTCGTCCAGGACGTCCTGAAGTTCCTCTTTGTCAGAAAAGAATCCTAAAATACGGGGAGGACTTCCATGGCGAATTTGAATCATGTAACTTTGATAGGTCGGCTGACCCGGGATTCAGAATTGAAGTACACCAATTCCGGTATGGCTGTTGCCCGTCTGTCCATAGCTGTAAACCGCAGAAAGAGGTCCGGTGATCAGTGGACGGAGGAGGCAAATTTCTTCGATATTACGGTTTTTGGCAAAACCGCGGAGAGCTTGTCTCAATACCTGGTAAAAGGCAAAGAGATTGCCGTGGAAGGAGAGCTGCGGCAGAGCCGATGGGAACAGGATGGTCAGCCGAGAAGCAAGGTTGAGGTTGTTGCAAACAATGTTCAGCTCCTCGGCGGTCCCAGGGGAGGAGAATCCCGGGGATCTTCCCAGTCCTATGGAAATGACCAGGTAGAACGATATACCCCCGGTGGCGGGGACGACGGTTTTGAAGACGATATTCCATTTTAGTCGAAAAACCGGTAAAAAAGCAGAAGATCAAGGAGAATCAAGATATGAGTTCTGAAGATACTCAGGATAGAGAACGAGAAGACGACGGCCGGCAGAATGACGGCCGCGACGACGGCCGGGATGATGGTCGTGACGGAGGCCGCGGTTTTCGCCGGGGCGGTGGAAAGCCTTTTTTCAGGCGGAAGGTCTGCAAATTCTGTACCCAGAATACGCTGCCGGATTACAAGAATCCCGATGCCCTGCGAAGATTCGTAACGGAGCGGGGGAAAATTCTTCCCCGGAGAATTACCGGCACCTGTGCAAAACATCAGCGCGCTCTTTCCCTGGAGATTAAAAAGGCCCGCGTGCTTGCCTATCTTCCCTTTGTGAAGAAATAGGCCCTGGAAAGTCGAGAGGAGAAATAGCAGTATGAAGATTATTCTCAAAGAAGATGTGTATAACCTCGGAGAGGAAGGCGATATTCGCGTGGTAAAACCCGGATATGCCAGGAACTATCTTATCCCCCAGGGGCTGGCAGTTCCTTTTAACAAGGGAAACGCCGCAATGTTCGAGCAGCGCCGGGAGGCGATTGAAAAGCGGAAAGAAGAGAAACGCAACGCCGCCATGGGACTCAAGGAGAGGATTGAAACCCTCGAGCTTACCATCCCCATGCCCGCCGGCGATACGGGTAAACTCTTTGGCTCAGTTACAAATGCTACAGTTTCCGATGCTCTGGCAAAGGAAGGCATCCATGTTGAGCGCAAAAAGATCGACCTTGTTGAACACACCATAAAAATGATTGGCAAACACAAGGCCCGGATAAAGCTCTATGAGAGCAACGTCGCTGAGCTCCAGTTTCTGGTTGTGGACGAGAAAACCGGTGCGGTGGAACCCAAGGGAACCGTAAAAGCTGAAAAGGAGGCCCCTGTACAACAGGATGCCCCCGAGGAAGAGACCTCCTCCGAAGAGGAAGCTCTGGACGAGGCTGCGGCTGAAGAAAGTGAAGACAGCGTAAAGGAAGAAGTCGGCGAGGAAGAGTAGGCAAGCGATGCCTGAACGCCTTAAAGATTCAGTTCCGCCCCATAATGTGGATGCCGAAAAGGCCGTCCTCGGGGCGGTATTTTTAAATCCAGATACCTTCGGTACCGTTCTGGAACAGCTCCGGGGAAAGGACTTTTTTAAAACAGGTCACCGCAAGATTTTTGAAGCCATGGTTTCTCTTTTTAACAAGGGAGAAACCATGGATCTCATTACCGTAACGGACGAACTCCGCAACCAGGGCGACCTGGAATCCGCAGGGGGGCTTGGCTATGTGTCAGGCCTCACCGATGCTACTCCCACCAGCGCCAACGTGAGTTATTATACAGGTATAGTCCGGTCCTTAAGTCTCCGGCGTAATCTGCTCAACGTTGCTCACGAAATGATCTCCGACGCTCAGAATGACACGATCCAGACCCGCCAGATTATTGAAGAGGCGGAGCGACGGATTTTCGATATCGCCGAAGAGAACCCCACGGGTCACTATAAAACCGCAGGGGAGGTAATTGCCAGAACAATAGAGGCAATAGAAAAGCTGTATCATACCAAGGACAGCTTTACCGGGATTCCCTCGGGCTTTGCCGATCTGGACAAAATGACCTCCGGTTTTCAGAAGTCGGAGTTCATTGTAATAGGTGCCCGTCCCTCGGTGGGTAAAACAGCCTTTGCCCTGACCATGGCTTCGAATATGGCTATCCGATATAAGCGTCCCATCGGGTTCTTTACCCTGGAAATGTCCGACATGGCCCTTATGCAGCGTCTTGTGGCTGCGGAAGCCCGCATAGCCTCGGACATTTTGCGGACCGGAATGCTGAAGCCCTCGGACTTTCATAAGCTGACCGAGGCTGCAGGCCGGATCTATGAGGCTCCCCTGTTTATTGATGATTCCCCCAATATCAAGCTCCTGGACCTCCGGGCCCAGGCCAGACGTATGCGTCAGCAGGAGAAGGTGGAGGCAATCTTTGTGGACTATATAGGTCTGGTGGAACCGGAAAACAAATACAACGTTCCTCGCCACGAGCAGGTTGCGGAAACCTCCCGTTCCCTGAAATCCCTGGCCCGGGAACTGGATATTCCGATTATCTGCCTCTCCCAGGTCGGACGGCAGTCGGAGGGAAAAGCCCCGAGCCTCGCGGACCTCCGGGAATCGGGGTCTATTGAACAGGATGCCGACGTGGTAATGTTCCTTCATCGCGACCGGGGCGAGAAGGAGGGGACCCAGGATGTAAACAACGTGGAAACCGAACTAATTGTCGCCAAGCAGAGAAACGGTCCCGTGGGGACCATCAAGGTGGCCTTTATTCCCA
Coding sequences within it:
- a CDS encoding DEAD/DEAH box helicase encodes the protein MIDSIKQDSLSETTNPEDYLQNFGLTSLFSYQRAIIEEICVACGVPVTGAGSEAPSRGLILLPTGAGKSICYMLPALVIPGYSLIIYPLNALISDQLQRFRKAGVRVFPLVGGTSKREKLAAISEAADGEVRVLLANPESILDLDIQKALRKSPPRHLVFDEAHTSAEWGLSFRPAYVEVCSFVRELDPRRVSAFTATASPELLPQMAGLIFGNQGYSLYSRSPAKENIAFSAIPSISPEADLVYLAESCLKTPMIIFCRRRRDAEDTARLLASRSSDAAERVKFYHAGLSKEEKQQVENWFMQGGDLILCATCAFGLGVDCAGIRSVVHRGLPPSVEAYVQESGRAGRDGKPCRAVVLFEPSDLAMKFESSRDTRYGTLVKAFLSNKRCRRKSLMSLFSPHEEHAACGICDVCTGSIEFIPRGSDEIVGLVREYSSMLSCKEVSDIVKGYRPEHLGGAAGRSSSFGILGTWDYNWCQEAVGSLLSCGALYRKRLSRRLSAGPSRKNILKEMS
- a CDS encoding Lrp/AsnC ligand binding domain-containing protein codes for the protein MAAGHEIDELDLNIIRILQQDARRPFQEIARDLSVSGGTVHVRYNKLRELGIIKGSRIIVDMQMLGFEVCAFVGINLHNARDYNIVVQKLKDFDEIIEVHSTTGAYNFFIKVVAKNTRGLHNFLTDRLQEMPEIQSTETFISLDLPVDREIPIDKNQIIGYA
- a CDS encoding glutamate-5-semialdehyde dehydrogenase; this translates as MNNPKMYEAARNARKAAVDMAVLTGEQKNRALAGIIAVLQENAQTIFDANTRDIAQAQKDGVPAPLLKRLVFDAKKLDGAIHGIRALIGLDEPVGRLQLATELDEGLELHRISCPIGVIGMIFESRPDALVQISTLCLKSGNSVLLKGGREALETNRVLASCIAEGAAREGLPEGWIYNIESREEVAQMLSMDNEIDLLVPRGSNEFVRYIMDNSRIPVMGHADGICHTYIHASADPGIAVRVAVDGKAQYVAVCNATETILIDRSVVKIILPLLVNALEAAGVRIKACAVCRELIPGLEEAVEEDWSTEYLDLIVSVKAVEGLEEAVDHINRYGSGHTDAIVASDTTASDFFTSRVDSANVFVNCSTRFSDGFRYGFGAEVGISTGKLHARGPVGLEGLLTYKYKLTGTGQIVADYASGKKHFTHRKLDIN
- the proB gene encoding glutamate 5-kinase, translating into MRDFSYCKRVVVKIGTNLLSSPEGVREDFLERVARDICVLREKGLQVVVVTSGAVGMGARELGLSGKVTRINMRQACAAIGQPLLMQSYRSVFGRLGVNIAQLLLTPEVLNNRKSYLTLRDSLETLFSLRVLPVVNENDSVSTSEIGNAFGENDRLSALVASKIDADLLILMTDIDALYDADPRSNSEAKPLSIVEELTPEILAAAGSAGSAHSTGGMRTKLDAVKIARRAGCRVVLAHGNTENMLERIIAGEAIGTLFLARPRIKNRKRWILYSWPEGFLRIDEGAASALREHKSLLPRGLTAVEGNFPAGAVVQINDIAKIISNFSSTELQKLIGLHSSRITEILGKEAPVVIARPEETVFLDEKDD
- a CDS encoding class I SAM-dependent RNA methyltransferase produces the protein MPLRIEKLVYGGDGLAREDGLVWFIPFSAPQDLVEIEEIELKPSYRRGKITSILEASPFRSEAPCPWFGSCGGCQWQHITYPAQVTAKKEILASMAEKDLSNSPREISVFPSPSELEYRCRISLHRRDQKIGYYAAGSRDLIQVKDCLIAEAPLRDWLRDPPLGQQEIGKLPERFELRNEDGGVRILTAGTDEAFRQTNTGGNRLLKKRLRGHILKYYPEPRVFDLFCGDGNLSLPLSDAAESISGWDVSAEAVAAAREAAGNNRRLHYSRGKVASVYGALRREAAATDVLILDPPRKGVKKEAPLLAELHIPLVAYVSCNPASLMRDLKAFERAGYRIELLEAFDMFPQTYHLESLALLSLG
- the rpsF gene encoding 30S ribosomal protein S6, with translation MREYEFTVIFRPEDDAYKNGYENLKKLMEKYGFTSSRDEDMGVRDLAYPIKKTERGHYRYMEISASPEKVADIDKELKLVQDVLKFLFVRKES
- a CDS encoding single-stranded DNA-binding protein, whose product is MANLNHVTLIGRLTRDSELKYTNSGMAVARLSIAVNRRKRSGDQWTEEANFFDITVFGKTAESLSQYLVKGKEIAVEGELRQSRWEQDGQPRSKVEVVANNVQLLGGPRGGESRGSSQSYGNDQVERYTPGGGDDGFEDDIPF
- the rpsR gene encoding 30S ribosomal protein S18; amino-acid sequence: MSSEDTQDREREDDGRQNDGRDDGRDDGRDGGRGFRRGGGKPFFRRKVCKFCTQNTLPDYKNPDALRRFVTERGKILPRRITGTCAKHQRALSLEIKKARVLAYLPFVKK
- the rplI gene encoding 50S ribosomal protein L9 translates to MKIILKEDVYNLGEEGDIRVVKPGYARNYLIPQGLAVPFNKGNAAMFEQRREAIEKRKEEKRNAAMGLKERIETLELTIPMPAGDTGKLFGSVTNATVSDALAKEGIHVERKKIDLVEHTIKMIGKHKARIKLYESNVAELQFLVVDEKTGAVEPKGTVKAEKEAPVQQDAPEEETSSEEEALDEAAAEESEDSVKEEVGEEE
- the dnaB gene encoding replicative DNA helicase; its protein translation is MPERLKDSVPPHNVDAEKAVLGAVFLNPDTFGTVLEQLRGKDFFKTGHRKIFEAMVSLFNKGETMDLITVTDELRNQGDLESAGGLGYVSGLTDATPTSANVSYYTGIVRSLSLRRNLLNVAHEMISDAQNDTIQTRQIIEEAERRIFDIAEENPTGHYKTAGEVIARTIEAIEKLYHTKDSFTGIPSGFADLDKMTSGFQKSEFIVIGARPSVGKTAFALTMASNMAIRYKRPIGFFTLEMSDMALMQRLVAAEARIASDILRTGMLKPSDFHKLTEAAGRIYEAPLFIDDSPNIKLLDLRAQARRMRQQEKVEAIFVDYIGLVEPENKYNVPRHEQVAETSRSLKSLARELDIPIICLSQVGRQSEGKAPSLADLRESGSIEQDADVVMFLHRDRGEKEGTQDVNNVETELIVAKQRNGPVGTIKVAFIPKYTKFEAFSYEKV